TACAATGTTGATTATGTACATGAAAAGCCCCAAAAAGGCTATGGGATTATATCAAGAACATCATGGGGTACGGACTATCATGCTGTACTAAAAAACAAGATGGATAAACTTGGTGGTTTTATTAAATCAAGGTGTCCTGATGTGGAACTTAAATGCCTTGTAGACAATAATCCGTTGCTTGAGAGAGCTATTGCATATAATGCAGGTATCGGTTTTTATGGAAAGAACAGTATGATTATTAATGAGGAATATGGTTCATATATATTTCTTGGCGAAATATTATGCAGTATCTATTTTGAACCGGATACACCTGTTGAGTCGAAATGCGGTGAATGTGAATTATGCTTAAAGGCATGTCCGGGGCAGGCAATTGTAGAGCCATTTAAGATTAATGCCAACAGATGTTTGTCCTTTGCAACTATAAATAAAGGATATCTCGATGATAAAACAGTTATAAAAATGGGAAGAAGGATATATGGATGTGATACATGCCAGAAGGTGTGTCCATATAATAAATGGGCGAAAAAAGTCTCAAGGCCTGAATTTGTGCCTGATAAACTTAAACCTAAGCATGACCTTACAGATATATTAAATATGGATAATAAAAAATTTAAGCAGGTATTCGGACCGACTGCTTCTTCATGGAGAGGAAAGAGGACAATAATAAGAAATGCAATTATAGCCTGCGCAAATACAAATGAAAAAAATTGTATAAATACATTAAAAAAAATATTATATGGCGATAATTCATATTTAAGAGGGTATAGTGCATGGGCATTAAGCGTCATTGGGGGCAAAGAGTTATCAAAGGATATAGATGAGGTTTTAGGAAAAGAAGGAGATGAGAGGTCAAAAAAAATGATGATTGATGCACTAAAAAAATTGAAGGGTGATGTATTTGAGGATAATACGGGAAGAGGCATCTGAGGTTATAAAAATACTTCAGGAAAATTATCCTGACACGAGATCGGGGCTTCGTTTTAACAATGTATTTGAACTTTTGATTGCAACAATATTGTCTGCACAATGTACCGACAAAAGGGTAAATATTGTTACTGAAAGGCTTTTTTCTAAGTACAAGACCCCTTATGATTTTGCCGATATGAATCAGGAGGCATTGGAGAAGGAAATAAAAGATTGTGGCTTGTACAGAAATAAATCTAAAAACATAATTAATACATGCAAAATATTATGTGAAAAATATAATGGTGAAGTACCGGATGAGTTAAGTAAATTGATGGAATTACCCGGTGTAGGACGCAAAACGGCAAATGTTATATTAAGCAATGGATTTTTAAAGGAGGCAATTGCTGTTGATACACACGTATTCAGGGTTTCAAACAGAATAGGATTTGCCGACAGCAAGGACGTGTTTAAAACAGAAATGCAGCTTAGGGATATTATTCCGAAAAATTTATGGTCCAAATCCCACCATTTATTGATATATCACGGACGAAATATTTGTACCGCAAGAAAGCCAAAATGCAATATTTGTCCTATTAATCACATATGTTTATTTAATAAAAATGCAATGAAAATTGAATAAATGTTAATTTCGCAAGATAAAAGTTTATATTTTGGGGGAGGCAAAGATGGAAACTAAAGATAGGAAGGCAGATAGAAAAAAAATTAATTATTTTTATATTATCATTTTAACCATAGTAATTATATTATTTACTGGTTCTATATCGCTGTCTTATTTTATTTTAAAACAGGATGTAATAACAAAAGGGGTTTTTGTAAATGACATTGATTTAAGTCATTTAACCAAACAACAGGCACTTGAAAAATTAAAGAACAGCTTGAAGCCGATGGGAAACATAGATATTATTCTTACATATAATGGTAAGCAATATAAGGTGCCGCAAGACAAACTTAAATTAAGCTACAACTATAATCAAATGGTTGATGATGCTTATAATATCGGAAGGAAAGGCAATTATTTAGAACGTTTAAAAACAATATATGAGACAGGTAAGCAGGGTAAGCGTTTAAAATATTATATGAAGGCTGACTATGCAAATTTAAATGGATATATAAAAGATATTGCAAAGGAAATAGATAGGGAACCAGTAAATGCAAAAATCAGTATTAAAAATGGAAGTATCTCCCTTACAGATGATATACCGGGGCAAAAAGCAGATACTGATAAGGTTTTAAAGGATATAGAAAAAGAAGTTGATGGTATGATAAAGGGGGATATAAAGGAAAATAAGGCTGTTATCCCTATTGCGGTGAATATGATTGATGCCAAAATAAAAAAATCTGCGCTTGAAATGATAAAAGACAAGGTTTCAACATTTTCAACGGTTTTTAATCCTGCCGATGCAAATAGAACAGAGAATTTAGCTGTTGCTGCAAAGGCTGTTAACGGTAAGCTTATTATGCCGGGGGATAAATTTTCTTTAAATAAAACATTAGGACCAAGGATTATAGAAAATGGATATAAGGAAGCCCCTGTTATAATTAACAATAAACTTGAACCGGCTATTGGAGGTGGAATATGTCAGGTTGCCACTACCCTTTATAATGCGGTATTAAGGGCAGACTTGAAAGTTGATGAAAGATATCACCATGCCTTTCCGGTCGGATATATACAGCCGGGGCAGGATGCCACAATATCAGGGGATGCGTTGGATTTAAAATTTGAAAATCAATTACAATATCCGATTTACATAGAAGCTTATATCAGCAATAATAAATTTATTGTAAATTTATACGGATATTCCAGTGACAAATCTAAAAGAATTGAAATATATTCAGAAATTGTCGAAACATATACCCCAAAGATTGTATATATTGATGACCCTACGATAGATGAAGGAAAAGAGCAGGTAGAGGTTCAGGAACATACTGGTTATAAGGTTAACACATATAAATTGATTTATAAAAATAATGTACTTGTAAAAAAGGAATTTCTTTATACAGATGTGTATGATCCTATTAACGGGGTAGTGAAACGGGGTACGAAAAAGACGTCTGTTACCGTTAAACCGGAAAGCTAAAACAACGAGTTTATCACTCGTTGTTTTGCTGTTTTATTTTTTTCTTACACTCAGGGCAATAGCCGTAGAAATATAATTTTTGTCCTGTAAGCAAATAATCTGTGTGTTTATTTACTTCCTTTAAAAGGTCCTTTAAAACATCTTCATCAAGGTCATCAACACGATTGCAGCTTACACATATAAGGTGCGGATGTGACTTTACATTTGCATCATATCTGAAGCTGCCTTCACCTACATTAAGCTCCTGAACAAGACCAATATTTTTCAACATTTCCAATGTTTTGTATACGGTTGCAAGACTCATTGCAGGGAAATCGGCTGACAATTTTTTGTAAATTGTTTCCGCACTTGGATGTTCTTTTGTGTTTTGTAAGACATTGATGATAGCAAGCCGCTGTGGTGTAACCTTTAGCCCGTTTTGTTTCAAGATTGTTAAAATATCATTCAACCTTATCCCTTCTTTCTACCTCTATTACAAATTAATAATATATATTTATTAATATTTTGTGTTTATATTATATAATTTTTGTTTGAATTTGTCAATTGATTTTATATAAATTAATTTTATAGTATAATTAAGTTATGGGAAGAAACTAAGGAGGGTGAGTGATGGGGTACAAGTTAATTGCCGTTGATATGGATGATACATTATTGACACATGACAAAAAGATTTCAGAAGAAAATATTAAAGCATTAAGATTGGCTCATGAGAAGGGTATTCGTATTGTAATTTCAACAGGAAGGATATATGCCTCTGCATATTCATATTCTGAAGTATTGGGTTTTAAACCTTTTATTATAGCCAGCAATGGAGCAATTATCAGGGATCCAGATAATAGGAAACTATATGAAAGTGTAATGGATATGAATGAAATTGTCCAATTAATCAGGATAAGTGAAAGATACAACACATATTACCATTTTTATAGTGATACTACTGTATATACACCGGAGGTCTCAAATAAATATGAAAAATATGCCGAATGGAATAAATTATTTTCATCATTTTTAAAGGTTGATGTTAAGGAGATTGAAAATCCGCTTGTTAATGTATATAAATTAAATACATCTATTGTAAAGTACGTAATATTTAATGATGATAATAATCTGATAAAAATAATTAGAGATGACCTTGGTGTTAAAAGTAACCTTAATATAACAAGCTCATATTTCAATAATATTGAAATTATAAATAAAGGTGTTAATAAAGGAAACGCCCTAAAAATACTGGGGGATTATTATAATATTGACAGGAGTGAAATGATAGCTGTCGGAGACAGTGAAAATGACCTTGAAATGGTGAGATATGCCGGACTTGGTGTTGCGGTTGATAATGCAATTGATCTTCTTAAGAGTAATGCGGATTTTATCACAAAGTCAAATATGGACAATGGAGTAGCACATGTAATAGAAAAATATATACTATAAGGCATTTGTTTAAAGAGTATATTCAAGTACTTGCATATACTCTTTATGTTTTGGAGAAGATAGAGAAATAACAGGACTGATTGGGAAGTATGTTAAAATATTAATTATTTGAAAAATATACTAAAATAATATAAAATAAGAAATGAGAAGGTTTGTATTTCCAATTTTAAATGTTAAAAGTTTTCTATGCACCTTAATGGTGTCAAAATAAAAAAAACATTAAGGAGGAGTTTCAAATGGCAGTAAAAGTTGGTATAAATGGCTTTGGAAGAATAGGAAGAAATGTTTTTAGGGCTGCTTTAAAGGGAAACGTTGATTTTGAATTTGTGGCATTCAATAACAGAACAGAGGCAAAGACATTAGCACATTTATTAAAATATGATTCAACATTTGGCAAATTTGAAGGGGAAGTTTTTGCAAAAGACGATGCTCTTGTTGTGAATGGAAAAGAGATAAAGGTATTAAAAGAAGCTGACCCTGCAAATCTTCCATGGAAAGACCTTGGCGTTGATATTGTAATTGAATCAACGGGAAAATTTACAAATAGAGAGGATGCCTTAAAGCATATACAGGCAGGGGCAAAAAAAGTTATCATAACAGCACCTGCAAAAAATGAGGATATCACGATAGTTTTGGGTGTTAATGAAGAAAAATACGATCCTGAAAGACATAATATAATTTCTAATGCATCATGTACAACAAATTGCTTAGCTCCATTTGCGAAGGTGTTACATAATAAATTTACAATAAAGAGAGGGTTAATGACAACGGTTCATGCATACACAAATGACCAAAGAATCCTTGACCTTGCACATAAAGATTTGAGAAGGGCAAGAGCTGCAGCATTATCAATTATTCCTACAACAACGGGTGCTGCCAAAGCTGTTGCACTTGTATTGCCGGAATTGAAAGGGAAACTTAATGGTTTTGCAATGAGAGTTCCAACACCTGATGTTTCAATAGTTGACCTTGTAGCAGAACTTGATAAAACAGTAACAGTAGAAGAGGTTAATGCGGTATTAAAGGCTGCTTCAGAAAACGAATTAAAGGGTATTCTTGGATATACGGAAGAACCATTGGTATCTATTGATTTTAAAGGCGATTCAAGGTCATCTATTATTGATGGATTATCAACAATGGTTATGGAAGGCAATTTAGTAAAAGTAGTTTCGTGGTATGATAATGAGTGGGGTTATTCATGCAGGGTTGTTGACCTTGTAAAGTATATAGCAGATAGATTGTAATAAAGCCTATACCTTAAATATTCGGGTAATAAAATTATTTTAATAGGAGGCTTACCATCTATGAAAAAGACTGTTAGGGATATTGATGTAGCAGGTAAAAGGGTGCTTGTAAGGGTAGATTTTAATGTTCCTATGGATAAAGAAAAAAATATAACGGATGATACAAGAATTAAAGCAGCACTGCCTACCATCAAATATCTTTTGAATAATAGGGCAAAGGTTATACTTGTGTCACATCTTGGAAGACCCAAAGGAAAGATAAATCCTGAATATTCTCTAAAACCGGTTGCAAAAAGGTTATCAGAACTTTTAAATAAACCTGTTATTATGGCGGATGACGTTATTGGAGAAGATGCGAAAGCAAAGGTGGTCGCCCTGAAAGAAGGAGAAGTGCTTTTGTTGGAGAATGTAAGATTTTGTCCGGAGGAGGAAAAAAACGATCCCCAATTTTCAAAAGAATTGGCTTCATTTGCCGATATCTATGTAAATGATGCATTTGGCACCGCTCACAGGGCACATGCATCAACAGCCGGTGTCGCGGCATATATTCCCGCCGTATCTGGTTTCCTGATGGAAAAGGAACTGACTTTTTTAGGAGAAGCAATTAAAAATCCTAAAAGACCTTTTGTTGCGGTTCTCGGGGGGTCAAAGGTTTCTGACAAAATAGGTGTGATAACAAATCTTCTTGATAAGGTTAATAGCATTTTAATTGGTGGAGGAATGGCATATACCTTTTTAAAAGCACAGGGTTATGAAATAGGCAAATCTTTATTAGAAGAGGATAAACTTAGTTTAGCAAGGGACCTTCTTGAAAGAGCGAAACAAAAAGGCGTTAATATGCTGCTACCTGTTGATACGGCTGTATGCAAGGAGTTAAAATCAGGAACACCGTATAAAATTGTGGATATAGATAAAATACCAAAGGATGAAATCGGTGTAGATATAGGTCCAAGGACAGCGGAAGAATTCTCTAAAATAATAAAAAATGCAAAAACAGTTGTTTGGAATGGACCTATGGGAGTATTTGAAATAAATGAATTTGCAAAAGGTACAGAGGCTATAGCTAAAGCAATGAGCGAATGCGCAGGCATTACCATAATAGGCGGAGGAGATTCTGCCGCTGCTGTTGAAAAGCTTGGATATGCCGATAAAGTATCTCATATATCAACTGGCGGCGGTGCTTCCTTAGAATTTTTGGAAGGCAAAGTTTTACCGGGAATTGATGCTTTAAATGATAAATAAAAGAGGTGTTTTAATTGAGGAAACCAATAATTGCAGGAAACTGGAAAATGCATATGACACCATTTGAAGCTCAAAATCTTGCGAAAGAACTGATACCTCTTGTTAAAAATACAGATGTCGAAGTTGTTGTTATTCCTCCTTTTGTTGATTTAATTGATGTAAAAAAAATAATTAACGGAACGAATATAGAGCTTGGAGCACAGAATATGCACTGGGAGGAAAAAGGTGCATTTACCGGCGAGATATCTCCGGTTATGCTTAAAGAAATAGGTGTTAAATATGTTATAATCGGTCATTCGGAAAGAAGACAATATTTTGCTGAAACAGATGAGACAGTCAACAAAAAGGTTTTGTCTGCTTTAAATCATGGTTTAAATCCGATTATATGTGTTGGAGAAAGACTTGAGGAGAGAGAGGATGGAAAGGCTTTTGAGGTCGTAAAAAAACAAACTGTTGCGGCATTTAAGGATATAGAAAAGGATATGGTAAAAGATGCTGTTATTGCATATGAGCCAATATGGGCAATAGGTACAGGCAGGACTGCTACTTCAAAGGATGCAAATGACGTAATCAAGGTGATAAGGGAAACAATTGCAAATATTTATGATGAAAATATTGCCGATATGGTTAGAATACAATATGGAGGCAGTGTAAAACCTGATAATGCATCAGAACTTATGGCTGAAAGTGATATAGACGGGGCATTAGTCGGCGGAGCAAGTTTGAAAGCACAGGATTTTGCAAGGATTGTAAATTATTAAGGAGAGGATTATATGCCCAAAAAATTTGTAATGTTGGTGATACTTGACGGGTTTGGTATGACGGATGAAATAGAGGGTAATGCAATATATGCGGCAAAAAAGCCAAACCTTGATTATTATTTTAAGACTTATCCAAATACAACACTGAAAGCAAGCGGTCTTGCGGTGGGACTTCCGGAAGGTCAGATGGGTAATTCTGAGGTAGGGCATCTTAATATTGGAGCAGGAAGGGTTGTTTATCAAGAGTTGACTATGATAAGCAAAGACATAGAAGAAGGTGGATTTTTCAAGAAGAAGGAATTCATTGATGCAGTAGATAATGTCAAAAGAAATGGTTCTAAATTACATTTGCTTGGTCTTTTGTCAGATGGCGGGGTTCACAGCAATATTACACATCTTTTTGCATTGATGAAACTGGCAAAGGAGCAGGGACTTAATGAGGTATATGTGCATGCATTCTTAGACGGAAGAGATGTTCCGCCTGCATGTGCTAAGGTATATTTAGAGAAATTTGAAGAAAAAGCAGTTGAGATGAGTATTGGCAAGATTGCAACGATTTCGGGAAGGTATTATGCCATGGACAGGGACAAGAGATGGGACAGGACTAAGAAGGCATATGATGCTATTGTATTGGGAAAGGGTGCTTATGCGGATTCTCCGATAGAAGCGATAGATAAAGCATATGCTAAGGATGTTACAGATGAATTTGTAGAACCGACAGTTATATTAAAAAATGGAAAACCTGTTGCAACGGTAAATAAAAATGATTCTATAATATTTTTCAATTTTCGTCCGGATAGAGCAAGACAACTGACTGAGGCTTTAATAAATGAAGCATTTAATCAATTTGAAAGAGAAAATGGCTATATACCTATATATTTTGTTTCAATGACACAGTATGACGAAACATTCAAAAATATTCATGTCGCATATAAGCCGCATATTTTAAAAAATACTCTGGGTGAATATTTAAGCAAGAATGGGATAAAACAACTGAGAATTGCAGAAACAGAAAAATATGCACATGTTACCTTTTTCTTTAATGGTGGTGTAGAACTGCCGAATAAGGGAGAAGAAAGGGTGCTTATTCCCTCACCCAAGGTTGCTACATATGATTTAAAACCCGAAATGAGTGCATATGAGGTTACAGATACTGTTATACCAAGGATTTTATCGGAGCAATACGGTTTTATACTGTTGAATTTTGCAAATCCAGATATGGTTGGACATACAGGGGTTTTTGATGCGGCTGTCAAAGCAATAGAAACCATTGATGAATGTATTGGGAGGATAGTAAAGGCAGTTGAAAAGACAGGCGGCACAATACTTATTACTGCGGATCATGGCAATGCTGAAGAAATGATTGATCCTGTTACAAAGAAACCCCATACAGCCCATACAACAAATCCTGTACCATTTATAATTATCGGTGAAGGTGATTTAGACCTAAGAAAAGATGGAAAGCTTGCAGATATAGCTCCGACAGTGCTTGATATAATGGGATTGGCAAAACCACAGGAAATGACTGGGGAATCTATAATTAAAAGATAATAAGAAAGGAGAATGATTATGTCAATAATAGTTGATATTTTTGCAAGAGAGATACTTGATTCAAGAGGAAATCCGACAGTAGAGGTTGAGGTTGAGCTTGATAGTGGTGTGGTAGGAAGAGCGGCTGTGCCATCGGGTGCATCAACGGGTACATTTGAAGCCGTTGAATTGAGGGATGGAGATAATAATAGATATCTCGGAAAGGGAGTGTTAAAAGCGGTTGAAAATGTAAATGAAACAATAGCACCTGAATTAATCGGAATGGATGCAACAGAACAGGTTCTTATAGATAAAACCATGATAAATCTTGACGGCACACCAAACAAATCGAAATTAGGTGCTAATGCTATTTTAGGAGTTTCCTTAGCTGTTGCAAGAGCCGCAGCAGAAGAACTGGGATTGCCTCTTTTTCAGTATCTTGGGGGTGTCAACGCAAAGGTGCTTCCTGTGCCAATGATGAATATACTTAATGGCGGGAAACATGCCGATAACAATGTGGATATCCAGGAATTCATGATTATGCCTGTTGGAGCACAGAACTTTCATGAAGCATTGAGAATTTGTTCAGAAATATATCATAATTTAAAGACCGTCCTTAAATCAAAAGGACTTGGCACGACAGTCGGCGACGAGGGTGGATTTGCTCCTAATCTGACTTCAAATGAGGAAGCCATACAGGTTATAATAGAGGCGATAGAAAAAGCCGGTTATATTCCAGGTGAGGATGTATCGCTGGCAATGGACCCTGCTTCAACAGAATTATATAGAGATGATGGAAAATATCATTTTGATGGTGAAGGTGTTGTCAGGACATCGGAAGAAATGGTGGATTTCTGGGAACAGTTGGTTGATAAGTACCCGATTAAATTAATCGAAGATGGACTTGCAGAAGAGGATTGGGATGGA
This is a stretch of genomic DNA from Aceticella autotrophica. It encodes these proteins:
- the queG gene encoding tRNA epoxyqueuosine(34) reductase QueG; amino-acid sequence: MKCITKDEIRDYASSCGIDLIGFAEPDCLVKYHDLLKERENNNYSCPIEEKNYEKRINPRLIMDNIRSIISIAVSYNVDYVHEKPQKGYGIISRTSWGTDYHAVLKNKMDKLGGFIKSRCPDVELKCLVDNNPLLERAIAYNAGIGFYGKNSMIINEEYGSYIFLGEILCSIYFEPDTPVESKCGECELCLKACPGQAIVEPFKINANRCLSFATINKGYLDDKTVIKMGRRIYGCDTCQKVCPYNKWAKKVSRPEFVPDKLKPKHDLTDILNMDNKKFKQVFGPTASSWRGKRTIIRNAIIACANTNEKNCINTLKKILYGDNSYLRGYSAWALSVIGGKELSKDIDEVLGKEGDERSKKMMIDALKKLKGDVFEDNTGRGI
- the nth gene encoding endonuclease III → MRIIREEASEVIKILQENYPDTRSGLRFNNVFELLIATILSAQCTDKRVNIVTERLFSKYKTPYDFADMNQEALEKEIKDCGLYRNKSKNIINTCKILCEKYNGEVPDELSKLMELPGVGRKTANVILSNGFLKEAIAVDTHVFRVSNRIGFADSKDVFKTEMQLRDIIPKNLWSKSHHLLIYHGRNICTARKPKCNICPINHICLFNKNAMKIE
- a CDS encoding VanW family protein, with protein sequence METKDRKADRKKINYFYIIILTIVIILFTGSISLSYFILKQDVITKGVFVNDIDLSHLTKQQALEKLKNSLKPMGNIDIILTYNGKQYKVPQDKLKLSYNYNQMVDDAYNIGRKGNYLERLKTIYETGKQGKRLKYYMKADYANLNGYIKDIAKEIDREPVNAKISIKNGSISLTDDIPGQKADTDKVLKDIEKEVDGMIKGDIKENKAVIPIAVNMIDAKIKKSALEMIKDKVSTFSTVFNPADANRTENLAVAAKAVNGKLIMPGDKFSLNKTLGPRIIENGYKEAPVIINNKLEPAIGGGICQVATTLYNAVLRADLKVDERYHHAFPVGYIQPGQDATISGDALDLKFENQLQYPIYIEAYISNNKFIVNLYGYSSDKSKRIEIYSEIVETYTPKIVYIDDPTIDEGKEQVEVQEHTGYKVNTYKLIYKNNVLVKKEFLYTDVYDPINGVVKRGTKKTSVTVKPES
- a CDS encoding Fur family transcriptional regulator, with protein sequence MNDILTILKQNGLKVTPQRLAIINVLQNTKEHPSAETIYKKLSADFPAMSLATVYKTLEMLKNIGLVQELNVGEGSFRYDANVKSHPHLICVSCNRVDDLDEDVLKDLLKEVNKHTDYLLTGQKLYFYGYCPECKKKIKQQNNE
- a CDS encoding Cof-type HAD-IIB family hydrolase — protein: MGYKLIAVDMDDTLLTHDKKISEENIKALRLAHEKGIRIVISTGRIYASAYSYSEVLGFKPFIIASNGAIIRDPDNRKLYESVMDMNEIVQLIRISERYNTYYHFYSDTTVYTPEVSNKYEKYAEWNKLFSSFLKVDVKEIENPLVNVYKLNTSIVKYVIFNDDNNLIKIIRDDLGVKSNLNITSSYFNNIEIINKGVNKGNALKILGDYYNIDRSEMIAVGDSENDLEMVRYAGLGVAVDNAIDLLKSNADFITKSNMDNGVAHVIEKYIL
- the gap gene encoding type I glyceraldehyde-3-phosphate dehydrogenase — translated: MAVKVGINGFGRIGRNVFRAALKGNVDFEFVAFNNRTEAKTLAHLLKYDSTFGKFEGEVFAKDDALVVNGKEIKVLKEADPANLPWKDLGVDIVIESTGKFTNREDALKHIQAGAKKVIITAPAKNEDITIVLGVNEEKYDPERHNIISNASCTTNCLAPFAKVLHNKFTIKRGLMTTVHAYTNDQRILDLAHKDLRRARAAALSIIPTTTGAAKAVALVLPELKGKLNGFAMRVPTPDVSIVDLVAELDKTVTVEEVNAVLKAASENELKGILGYTEEPLVSIDFKGDSRSSIIDGLSTMVMEGNLVKVVSWYDNEWGYSCRVVDLVKYIADRL
- a CDS encoding phosphoglycerate kinase, translated to MKKTVRDIDVAGKRVLVRVDFNVPMDKEKNITDDTRIKAALPTIKYLLNNRAKVILVSHLGRPKGKINPEYSLKPVAKRLSELLNKPVIMADDVIGEDAKAKVVALKEGEVLLLENVRFCPEEEKNDPQFSKELASFADIYVNDAFGTAHRAHASTAGVAAYIPAVSGFLMEKELTFLGEAIKNPKRPFVAVLGGSKVSDKIGVITNLLDKVNSILIGGGMAYTFLKAQGYEIGKSLLEEDKLSLARDLLERAKQKGVNMLLPVDTAVCKELKSGTPYKIVDIDKIPKDEIGVDIGPRTAEEFSKIIKNAKTVVWNGPMGVFEINEFAKGTEAIAKAMSECAGITIIGGGDSAAAVEKLGYADKVSHISTGGGASLEFLEGKVLPGIDALNDK
- the tpiA gene encoding triose-phosphate isomerase, encoding MRKPIIAGNWKMHMTPFEAQNLAKELIPLVKNTDVEVVVIPPFVDLIDVKKIINGTNIELGAQNMHWEEKGAFTGEISPVMLKEIGVKYVIIGHSERRQYFAETDETVNKKVLSALNHGLNPIICVGERLEEREDGKAFEVVKKQTVAAFKDIEKDMVKDAVIAYEPIWAIGTGRTATSKDANDVIKVIRETIANIYDENIADMVRIQYGGSVKPDNASELMAESDIDGALVGGASLKAQDFARIVNY
- the gpmI gene encoding 2,3-bisphosphoglycerate-independent phosphoglycerate mutase — encoded protein: MPKKFVMLVILDGFGMTDEIEGNAIYAAKKPNLDYYFKTYPNTTLKASGLAVGLPEGQMGNSEVGHLNIGAGRVVYQELTMISKDIEEGGFFKKKEFIDAVDNVKRNGSKLHLLGLLSDGGVHSNITHLFALMKLAKEQGLNEVYVHAFLDGRDVPPACAKVYLEKFEEKAVEMSIGKIATISGRYYAMDRDKRWDRTKKAYDAIVLGKGAYADSPIEAIDKAYAKDVTDEFVEPTVILKNGKPVATVNKNDSIIFFNFRPDRARQLTEALINEAFNQFERENGYIPIYFVSMTQYDETFKNIHVAYKPHILKNTLGEYLSKNGIKQLRIAETEKYAHVTFFFNGGVELPNKGEERVLIPSPKVATYDLKPEMSAYEVTDTVIPRILSEQYGFILLNFANPDMVGHTGVFDAAVKAIETIDECIGRIVKAVEKTGGTILITADHGNAEEMIDPVTKKPHTAHTTNPVPFIIIGEGDLDLRKDGKLADIAPTVLDIMGLAKPQEMTGESIIKR
- the eno gene encoding phosphopyruvate hydratase; the protein is MSIIVDIFAREILDSRGNPTVEVEVELDSGVVGRAAVPSGASTGTFEAVELRDGDNNRYLGKGVLKAVENVNETIAPELIGMDATEQVLIDKTMINLDGTPNKSKLGANAILGVSLAVARAAAEELGLPLFQYLGGVNAKVLPVPMMNILNGGKHADNNVDIQEFMIMPVGAQNFHEALRICSEIYHNLKTVLKSKGLGTTVGDEGGFAPNLTSNEEAIQVIIEAIEKAGYIPGEDVSLAMDPASTELYRDDGKYHFDGEGVVRTSEEMVDFWEQLVDKYPIKLIEDGLAEEDWDGWKLLTERLGKRIQLVGDDLFVTNPDRLSKGIKMGVANSILIKLNQIGTLTETLDVIEIAKRAGYSAVVSHRSGETEDCTIADLVVAVNAGQIKTGAPSRTDRVVKYNQLMRIEEILGGIVQYPGMDAFYKLK